One genomic window of Natranaeroarchaeum aerophilus includes the following:
- a CDS encoding CheR family methyltransferase gives MSSELAPGFEALTTFVENELDFATSHYNNSYLNRRFSSRLRRTRSEDFEEYLELVREDPDEQVALLDALSINVTGFFRNPDVWEGIRSVLRTLSDEQERIHVWSAACADGREPYSMAMLGLDDPRTAGDQLSILATDISDPALETAREGVYESSKTIDIGDQLTFLSNYHRYVDQSGDRFEIREPVRRMVTFEHHDLINDGAKSGFDLVVCRNLFIYIDNGYKEEMLETISESLRPGGYLVIGKAETIPPDLKSDFTILDGRMRIYQKA, from the coding sequence GTGAGCAGTGAGCTCGCACCCGGCTTCGAGGCGCTGACGACGTTCGTCGAGAACGAACTCGATTTTGCGACGAGCCACTACAACAACAGCTACCTGAACCGGCGGTTCTCCTCTCGTCTCCGCCGAACTCGCTCGGAGGACTTCGAGGAGTATCTGGAACTGGTCCGGGAGGATCCGGACGAACAGGTTGCACTGCTTGACGCTCTTTCGATCAACGTCACCGGGTTCTTCCGTAATCCGGATGTCTGGGAGGGTATCCGGTCGGTACTGCGAACGTTGAGCGACGAGCAAGAGCGGATTCACGTCTGGAGCGCTGCCTGTGCGGACGGCCGCGAGCCCTACTCGATGGCGATGCTCGGTCTCGACGATCCACGAACGGCAGGCGATCAGCTTTCGATTCTTGCGACCGATATCAGCGATCCGGCACTCGAAACGGCACGAGAGGGCGTCTACGAAAGCAGCAAAACGATCGATATCGGCGATCAGCTCACCTTCCTCTCGAACTACCATCGGTACGTCGACCAGTCAGGCGACCGTTTCGAAATCCGTGAACCGGTCAGGCGGATGGTCACTTTCGAGCACCACGATCTGATCAACGACGGCGCGAAATCCGGCTTCGATCTGGTCGTCTGTCGCAACCTCTTCATTTACATCGACAACGGCTACAAGGAGGAGATGCTAGAGACGATCTCCGAATCACTCCGACCCGGTGGCTATCTCGTTATCGGGAAAGCGGAGACGATCCCGCCGGATCTAAAATCCGACTTCACGATCCTCGACGGCCGGATGCGGATCTATCAGAAAGCGTAG
- a CDS encoding chemotaxis protein CheW, whose protein sequence is MSTELPDKLLNIDSEGTDDRDPDPDGDDEEAEERERFVVFRIGDTEYGLEVDQVLSVVEETEYTRLPRTSDAIEGLIDLRGAITAVIDPQTYLGASRDDDSPDEQQVVVLNRPSDQQGVGLKVDEVLGVESIPVSSIFHKPSPQQDIDPSALSHALVRAVVRPEQDNSDRQVSVIDLGGLVQAAGNA, encoded by the coding sequence ATGTCGACGGAACTGCCGGATAAGCTACTGAATATCGATAGTGAGGGGACTGACGACCGGGATCCAGATCCTGACGGCGACGACGAGGAAGCGGAAGAACGGGAGCGCTTCGTCGTCTTTCGCATCGGAGATACCGAGTACGGACTGGAAGTCGATCAGGTGCTCAGCGTTGTCGAAGAGACCGAGTACACACGACTCCCCCGGACCTCGGACGCGATCGAAGGGCTGATCGATCTCCGTGGGGCAATCACGGCGGTGATCGACCCCCAGACCTATCTCGGGGCCAGTCGCGACGACGATTCGCCCGACGAGCAGCAAGTCGTCGTCCTCAACAGACCGAGCGATCAGCAGGGTGTTGGGCTCAAAGTCGACGAGGTGCTCGGGGTCGAGTCCATCCCCGTGAGCAGCATCTTCCACAAACCGTCACCACAGCAGGATATCGACCCGAGCGCTCTCTCTCACGCGCTGGTCCGTGCGGTTGTCAGGCCCGAGCAGGACAACAGTGACAGACAGGTCTCAGTAATCGATCTCGGCGGACTGGTGCAGGCGGCCGGGAACGCCTGA
- a CDS encoding chemotaxis protein CheC, with protein MSLMVDIRKLSFINEMAKVGTNGVADNMSKLTGEDAKMEVTKTNFIDVEDLTAQLDEGKRVGVRVRLMEPPHGHILILFPEESAKKITALMLNDMVDDMSSVSGEMARSAVEELGNMMASGFIDGWADVLGTTIDIATPQLVYAPAAEIVGRTASLGEEDLALFFDSSLNVPSYEIEAEIYAFPDLQEFVEMVNSIETSYE; from the coding sequence ATGAGTCTAATGGTCGACATTCGGAAGTTGAGTTTCATTAACGAAATGGCGAAAGTCGGGACAAACGGCGTGGCCGACAACATGAGCAAGCTGACCGGTGAGGACGCCAAGATGGAGGTCACCAAGACCAACTTCATCGACGTGGAGGACCTTACTGCCCAGCTCGATGAAGGCAAGCGCGTCGGGGTTCGAGTCCGGCTTATGGAGCCGCCACACGGACACATCCTCATTCTCTTCCCCGAGGAGAGCGCAAAGAAGATCACGGCGCTCATGCTGAACGACATGGTCGACGATATGTCCTCTGTGTCCGGTGAGATGGCCCGGAGCGCTGTCGAGGAGCTGGGCAATATGATGGCGAGTGGCTTCATCGACGGCTGGGCCGACGTGCTCGGGACGACGATCGATATCGCGACGCCACAGCTGGTGTACGCGCCAGCAGCAGAGATCGTCGGCCGGACGGCAAGCCTCGGCGAGGAGGATCTCGCACTGTTCTTCGACTCCAGTCTCAACGTCCCAAGCTACGAGATCGAAGCCGAGATCTACGCGTTCCCTGACCTGCAGGAGTTCGTCGAGATGGTCAACAGCATCGAAACCTCCTACGAGTAA
- a CDS encoding ArsR/SmtB family transcription factor, whose amino-acid sequence MLSTETVDGSTVPAETLLSALGGKYSAEILSETRTPTSAQELSSRIEIPIATCYRRIEELEDAGLLRCEGRQLSEEGRRTNVYRRTVDTVTFDFTGQAPSIESKKRSEAKNQLQDQLDE is encoded by the coding sequence ATGCTCTCAACGGAGACGGTCGATGGATCTACAGTTCCGGCGGAGACACTGCTTTCGGCACTGGGTGGGAAGTACAGCGCAGAGATATTGAGCGAGACACGAACGCCGACCTCCGCACAGGAGCTGAGTTCCCGGATCGAGATCCCGATCGCAACCTGCTACCGCCGAATCGAAGAACTCGAAGACGCCGGGCTGCTTCGCTGTGAGGGGCGACAGCTCTCGGAAGAAGGTCGACGCACCAACGTGTATCGGCGGACGGTCGATACCGTAACGTTCGATTTTACCGGTCAGGCCCCGAGTATCGAGTCCAAAAAACGCTCAGAGGCGAAAAATCAGTTGCAGGACCAGCTCGATGAGTGA
- a CDS encoding chemotaxis protein CheD, with the protein MKTYGSEPGAPESDPVRVGISEFEISDSGQCLKSFGLGSCVAVALYDDQSQVGGLAHVMLPNGDENDDMSERKPGKFADTAIRAMLRQMVETGASYTDVEAKLAGGGDMFEFESFGDGVGHRNVVAAREELDKLGVPITAEEVGGQEGRTVEFDTGTGVLSIRTADGEGTVEEL; encoded by the coding sequence ATGAAGACCTACGGAAGTGAGCCGGGTGCGCCCGAGTCGGATCCGGTCCGAGTCGGTATCTCCGAGTTCGAGATCAGCGATAGCGGGCAGTGTCTCAAGTCCTTTGGACTGGGCTCCTGTGTCGCCGTCGCGCTGTACGACGACCAGTCGCAAGTCGGCGGACTCGCACACGTCATGTTGCCAAACGGCGACGAGAACGACGATATGAGCGAGCGAAAGCCCGGCAAGTTTGCCGATACGGCCATCCGGGCAATGCTTCGACAGATGGTCGAAACCGGAGCCAGCTACACTGACGTAGAAGCGAAACTCGCTGGCGGTGGCGACATGTTCGAGTTCGAGAGCTTCGGCGACGGCGTCGGCCACCGAAACGTCGTCGCCGCACGGGAGGAACTCGACAAGCTCGGCGTTCCGATCACCGCCGAGGAAGTCGGTGGGCAGGAGGGCCGAACCGTCGAGTTCGACACTGGAACCGGTGTCCTCTCGATCCGGACCGCCGACGGCGAGGGGACAGTCGAGGAACTGTGA
- the cheB gene encoding chemotaxis-specific protein-glutamate methyltransferase CheB, which produces MTSVLVVDDSQFMRTVIGNILADHGYEVYRASNGERAVEAVREHSPDIVTMDVQMPEMDGIEAVDRIMTEYPTRILMLSAHTEDGADATLRALASGAIDFLEKPSGEVSTDIAGLEDRLIDAITAVEDAHVASLARSRTAASARRVAGGVETPTGTSSRSADPADMRDDRRSSTWSDATADEDRTYLEHPTIVIGASTGGPKVIERLLCSLPLDLDARVLIIQHMPPEFTVRLAKRLDDRCAYRVKEADDGDRISGGEVLVAHGDRHMVVAHSVAGRSKVRLTDDDPVNGVRPSIDVTMESVAETVEQPVVGIALTGMGKDGAAGIRAIKDAGGTTIAQDEGTSPVFGIPRQAIATGAVDHVLPAERITDGVLDSLSTEVTTHG; this is translated from the coding sequence ATGACGAGCGTGCTCGTTGTCGATGACTCGCAGTTCATGCGGACAGTCATCGGCAACATCCTCGCCGATCACGGCTACGAGGTGTACCGTGCGAGTAACGGCGAGCGGGCGGTTGAAGCCGTCCGAGAGCACAGTCCGGATATCGTGACGATGGACGTCCAGATGCCGGAAATGGACGGGATCGAGGCCGTCGATCGTATCATGACCGAGTATCCGACCCGCATACTAATGCTCAGTGCACATACCGAGGATGGTGCTGATGCGACGCTTCGGGCTCTCGCATCCGGCGCGATCGACTTCCTCGAAAAACCGAGCGGTGAAGTCTCGACGGATATCGCCGGACTCGAGGATCGGCTGATCGACGCGATCACCGCTGTCGAAGATGCCCATGTCGCTTCGCTGGCACGCTCACGAACGGCCGCATCGGCACGACGTGTCGCTGGTGGCGTAGAGACGCCGACAGGGACGTCCTCACGATCTGCGGATCCCGCCGATATGCGGGACGACCGGAGGTCGAGTACGTGGAGCGATGCCACCGCCGATGAGGATCGGACGTATCTGGAGCACCCCACGATCGTCATCGGAGCGTCGACCGGTGGGCCGAAAGTCATCGAGCGACTGCTCTGTTCGTTGCCGCTCGATCTCGATGCTCGCGTTCTGATCATTCAACACATGCCCCCCGAGTTCACGGTGCGACTCGCCAAACGCCTCGACGATCGCTGTGCGTATCGCGTCAAAGAAGCCGATGATGGCGACAGGATATCGGGCGGTGAGGTGCTGGTTGCCCACGGTGACCGGCACATGGTGGTCGCCCACTCGGTTGCCGGGCGGTCGAAAGTGCGCCTGACCGACGATGACCCGGTCAACGGTGTCAGACCGTCGATCGATGTTACGATGGAGTCGGTCGCGGAGACTGTCGAACAACCAGTTGTCGGTATTGCGCTTACGGGAATGGGGAAAGACGGCGCGGCAGGTATCCGCGCGATCAAGGATGCGGGCGGTACGACGATCGCACAGGATGAGGGGACAAGCCCCGTGTTCGGTATCCCCAGACAGGCGATAGCGACTGGTGCAGTTGACCACGTGCTTCCTGCAGAGAGGATTACGGATGGCGTGCTCGACAGTCTTTCGACGGAGGTGACAACTCATGGATGA
- a CDS encoding ATP-binding protein — protein MDEYVREFVRESEEGITELNNALLTLEQNPDDDDAMDLIFRTAHTLKGNAGAMGFDRAEALAHALEDLLDAVRRGEIEVSAQLMDRIFDAVDQLEAMIEEIPEHGSPQTEPEETIEMLREELEAAAAISIPTDAEIDELLAAADEPADDRHNRFHVRLNVAEEREQHGMLVVEALEDAFDLLGTSPPEAEISEGEYGGNFDAVFASAVGEESISAALDPVDAVEDALIEEVTDREVSPSTDDAGEATDVDTDDGQDPEEMEVDDLLNEFSEYDDLDEMVEQVDDVEGFDDLGDAGSFDDIEVGDIDPVDEDPADMEEAGDDAVEASTELADDDEVEDASDTFKELQQEVDPVGFDELQAELDELEFEELDDDEVGFDELLEEDELGGDDPFAAGEFTEDDPFGAGDEGDEIGVDELLDEAEEADPADPDVEAGEGDQDVTTPDEPDVESDEPDVESDEPDVESDEPTTATAVKADDDETEAADTTGSTEQTSEADDLDFPAGNDELFGDDTIDDVPEEEAPGALDLDDAEIQDVDDADESPELDLEDPFAGSESIDEPDADTATAEDGDSLDDTDDVQDDSAISEAGAFSDIDFGDPADPEAEPGELDAGGFGSADELDLSMDLEAADDESVSPEENQSSGDADSTLEAEPAGTPEDIDPDSTPEDIDPDSTLEADPDSTLEADPDSTLEDTDPSEALQESDPGTTAGDGTADDEPSDEAVEASVESVNLDSGTEPPDVGYERPSAAAGTDVDSETIQSVRVDTEQVDQLMSLVEGLVSTRARLRRAVEADEPRRVIDNEVDELDALTSELQDTVMDVRLVPLRNVVNKLPRLVRDISRDQDKQVTLDMEGEDVEVDRSILDEIGDPLMHIVRNAIDHGIEPPEEREEAGKDPSGSIELRAHRERDTVVIEVEDDGRGIDVDDLGDAAVAEGIVEREDLVTMDDEEIYELVFHPGFSTSEEVTDVSGRGVGMDVVARTINDLDGSVDIESEPGDGTTVRIEVPISLAIADVLFVESGGEEYGIPTRVVSEIGPSGAVELEDGQEVVRRGETSYPLIRLDEALETPERGQNGDGMLVQVRDDVRPVAVHCDRVRGQQEVVVKPFEGFIGDIPGLSGATVLGEGDVVNILDIETL, from the coding sequence ATGGATGAGTACGTACGGGAGTTCGTGCGGGAAAGCGAGGAAGGGATCACGGAATTGAACAACGCCTTGCTCACGCTGGAGCAGAATCCTGACGACGACGACGCGATGGATCTGATCTTCCGTACCGCACATACCCTCAAGGGCAACGCCGGTGCGATGGGATTCGATCGTGCGGAAGCGCTCGCGCACGCACTCGAAGACCTGCTTGACGCTGTCCGGCGTGGCGAGATCGAGGTATCCGCCCAGTTGATGGACCGAATCTTCGATGCTGTTGATCAGCTAGAGGCGATGATCGAGGAGATCCCCGAGCACGGCTCACCGCAAACGGAGCCAGAGGAGACGATCGAGATGCTTCGCGAGGAGCTCGAAGCGGCCGCAGCCATCTCCATACCGACGGATGCGGAGATAGACGAGTTACTGGCCGCTGCCGACGAGCCAGCGGACGATCGTCACAACCGGTTTCACGTCCGGCTGAACGTGGCCGAGGAACGGGAACAGCACGGGATGCTCGTTGTCGAAGCGCTCGAAGACGCGTTCGATCTCCTCGGCACCTCCCCACCGGAAGCAGAGATCAGCGAGGGCGAATACGGCGGCAACTTCGACGCCGTGTTCGCGAGCGCGGTCGGAGAGGAGTCGATATCGGCCGCGCTCGATCCCGTTGATGCCGTCGAGGACGCACTCATCGAGGAGGTGACTGACCGGGAGGTCTCTCCTTCGACCGACGACGCTGGTGAGGCTACTGATGTCGATACCGACGACGGACAGGACCCCGAAGAGATGGAAGTCGACGACCTGCTCAACGAGTTCAGCGAGTACGACGATCTGGACGAAATGGTCGAACAGGTCGACGATGTGGAAGGGTTCGACGACCTCGGCGATGCCGGATCGTTCGACGATATCGAGGTCGGTGACATCGATCCCGTCGACGAGGACCCGGCGGACATGGAAGAGGCGGGCGACGACGCCGTCGAGGCGAGTACTGAACTGGCTGATGACGACGAGGTCGAAGACGCCTCGGATACGTTCAAAGAGCTGCAACAGGAAGTCGATCCGGTCGGCTTCGACGAGCTACAGGCCGAACTCGACGAACTGGAGTTCGAGGAACTCGACGACGACGAGGTCGGCTTCGACGAACTGCTCGAGGAGGACGAACTCGGCGGTGACGATCCGTTCGCTGCCGGTGAGTTCACCGAGGACGACCCATTCGGCGCTGGCGACGAGGGTGATGAAATCGGTGTCGACGAACTGCTCGACGAGGCCGAGGAAGCCGATCCGGCCGACCCAGACGTCGAAGCTGGTGAGGGCGATCAGGATGTCACCACTCCCGACGAGCCGGACGTCGAATCCGACGAGCCGGACGTCGAATCCGACGAGCCGGACGTCGAATCCGATGAGCCGACTACCGCCACTGCTGTCAAAGCGGACGACGATGAGACGGAAGCCGCCGACACGACCGGCAGCACAGAGCAGACTTCCGAGGCCGACGACCTCGACTTCCCTGCCGGGAACGACGAGCTGTTCGGTGACGACACAATCGATGACGTTCCCGAGGAGGAAGCGCCAGGAGCCCTCGATCTGGATGATGCGGAGATCCAGGACGTCGACGACGCCGACGAAAGTCCGGAACTCGACCTCGAAGATCCCTTCGCCGGTTCGGAGTCTATCGACGAGCCGGACGCGGATACCGCCACTGCTGAGGACGGTGACAGCCTCGACGACACTGATGACGTCCAGGACGACTCAGCGATCAGCGAAGCGGGCGCATTCTCCGACATCGACTTCGGCGATCCTGCGGATCCCGAAGCGGAACCGGGCGAACTCGACGCCGGTGGCTTCGGCTCGGCGGACGAGCTGGACCTGTCGATGGATCTCGAAGCAGCGGACGATGAGAGTGTGAGTCCCGAAGAGAACCAATCGAGTGGAGATGCCGACTCGACGCTCGAAGCGGAGCCTGCCGGGACACCAGAAGACATCGATCCCGACTCGACACCAGAAGACATCGATCCCGACTCGACACTCGAAGCGGATCCCGACTCGACACTCGAAGCGGATCCCGACTCGACACTCGAAGACACCGATCCCAGCGAAGCGCTTCAGGAATCGGATCCCGGAACGACCGCCGGGGATGGGACAGCGGATGACGAGCCATCCGACGAGGCCGTCGAGGCATCCGTCGAATCGGTGAACCTGGATTCGGGAACGGAACCGCCGGATGTGGGCTACGAGCGCCCGTCAGCCGCGGCCGGAACGGATGTCGATTCGGAAACGATCCAGTCGGTCCGGGTCGACACTGAGCAGGTGGACCAACTGATGAGTCTCGTCGAGGGGCTCGTGTCGACTCGGGCGCGCTTGCGCCGGGCGGTCGAGGCTGACGAGCCGCGCCGGGTCATCGACAACGAGGTCGACGAGCTCGACGCGCTCACCTCCGAACTCCAGGATACGGTGATGGACGTTCGTCTCGTTCCCCTGCGAAACGTCGTCAACAAGCTTCCGCGGCTGGTGCGGGATATCTCCCGCGACCAGGACAAGCAGGTTACCCTCGACATGGAAGGCGAAGACGTCGAGGTCGATCGGTCGATCCTCGACGAGATCGGCGATCCGCTCATGCATATCGTCCGGAATGCGATCGATCACGGTATCGAGCCGCCCGAGGAACGTGAGGAAGCGGGGAAAGATCCCAGCGGATCGATCGAACTCCGGGCCCACCGCGAGCGAGACACTGTCGTCATTGAAGTCGAGGACGATGGGCGCGGGATCGATGTCGACGACCTCGGTGATGCTGCAGTCGCGGAGGGGATCGTCGAGCGTGAGGACCTGGTGACGATGGATGACGAAGAGATCTACGAACTCGTCTTTCATCCGGGCTTCTCGACGAGTGAAGAGGTCACTGACGTCAGCGGCCGTGGCGTCGGGATGGACGTCGTTGCCCGGACCATCAACGACCTCGACGGGTCCGTCGACATCGAAAGCGAGCCGGGCGACGGGACGACAGTCCGGATCGAGGTGCCGATCTCGCTGGCGATTGCCGACGTGCTCTTCGTCGAATCCGGCGGAGAAGAGTACGGCATCCCGACCCGGGTAGTCAGCGAGATCGGTCCGTCCGGCGCAGTAGAACTCGAGGACGGCCAGGAGGTCGTCAGGCGCGGCGAGACGTCCTATCCGTTGATCCGGCTGGACGAAGCGCTGGAGACGCCGGAACGCGGGCAGAACGGCGACGGAATGCTAGTACAGGTACGCGACGATGTGCGTCCGGTTGCGGTCCACTGTGACCGCGTTCGGGGCCAACAGGAAGTCGTTGTCAAACCGTTCGAGGGGTTCATCGGTGATATTCCCGGGCTCAGCGGGGCGACCGTGCTCGGAGAGGGTGACGTGGTGAACATTCTCGACATCGAGACGCTATGA
- the cheY gene encoding chemotaxis protein CheY: protein MSTGVLIVDDSHFMRNLLRQILEEDYDIVGEASNGAEAVKLYKEQEPDIVMMDIVMPKCNGIKATAAIKKLDPDSRVIMCTSVGQREKMKLAVKAGADGYVTKPFEEPSVRKALRDVIPA, encoded by the coding sequence ATGTCGACAGGGGTGCTCATCGTGGACGACTCTCATTTTATGCGGAATCTACTCAGACAGATTCTGGAAGAAGACTACGACATAGTGGGAGAGGCGTCCAACGGTGCTGAAGCGGTCAAGTTGTACAAAGAACAGGAACCGGACATCGTGATGATGGACATCGTGATGCCCAAATGTAACGGGATCAAGGCCACCGCGGCGATCAAGAAGCTCGATCCCGACTCCCGCGTGATCATGTGTACGAGCGTGGGACAGCGCGAGAAGATGAAACTGGCCGTCAAAGCCGGTGCGGACGGCTATGTAACGAAACCGTTCGAGGAACCGAGCGTCAGAAAGGCGCTCAGGGACGTTATTCCGGCATGA
- the queC gene encoding 7-cyano-7-deazaguanine synthase QueC, translating into MTQQNTPTDPEKSTRGAVVLASGGMDSATAAYEAREQGYNLYLLHTSYGQRTEDRELECARRLADEIDAAGFLAVETSHLERIGASSLTDDDIDVEDAVDAPDDEIPDTYVPFRNANLLSMAVSYAEANDCTAVFIGAHSEDFSGYPDCRPAFFEAFQSVVETGTKPETDISIEAPFVEWSKTEIAERGVELDVPYEDTWSCYRENAPACGTCDACKFRLEAFQRIGVRDPIEYEQRPGYTD; encoded by the coding sequence ATGACCCAACAAAACACCCCAACCGACCCCGAGAAGTCGACGCGCGGAGCCGTCGTCCTGGCCTCCGGCGGCATGGACAGCGCAACTGCTGCCTACGAGGCGCGCGAGCAGGGCTACAATCTGTACCTGTTGCACACCTCGTACGGTCAGCGGACCGAAGACCGTGAACTGGAGTGCGCTCGCAGACTCGCCGACGAGATTGATGCTGCCGGCTTCCTCGCAGTCGAAACCAGCCACCTCGAACGTATCGGCGCGTCGAGTTTGACGGACGACGACATAGATGTCGAGGACGCCGTTGACGCACCCGACGACGAGATCCCCGATACGTACGTCCCGTTTCGGAACGCAAACCTGCTCTCGATGGCGGTCTCCTACGCCGAAGCGAACGACTGTACGGCCGTGTTCATCGGTGCCCACAGCGAGGACTTCTCGGGCTATCCGGACTGCCGCCCCGCCTTCTTCGAGGCGTTCCAGTCAGTTGTCGAGACGGGGACGAAACCGGAGACCGACATCTCGATCGAAGCGCCGTTCGTCGAGTGGTCGAAAACCGAGATTGCAGAGCGAGGGGTGGAGCTCGACGTTCCCTACGAGGACACATGGAGCTGTTACCGGGAGAATGCCCCCGCTTGCGGCACCTGCGACGCCTGCAAGTTCCGGCTCGAAGCGTTCCAGCGCATCGGCGTCCGCGATCCGATCGAGTACGAACAACGCCCCGGATACACCGACTAG
- a CDS encoding chemotaxis protein CheC, translating into MKLDVTALGTFYQMAQEGAGLAAGRLTRMTDVDTRVGVTKLNFMRGSDIRAELGDSVRKVGVRVELTGALDGHAVIVFDWESATHLVRTLQPSVDPEDTLPDSPDEEFDEMNRSAITEVGQIMHSGFIDGWADVLGTAIDVSTPEYVDGDSAEPFLAGIDTAPGADDLALLFQSQIEAIDTEIQFRYYLFPDHDSMEDVLAQQGASSDDGIEYDKLAGFDRLAQRGADEVASNVTTMTGIDTDVEIRRLNFVPLEVLPEEIDDEMLIGVAFEFDGMPSGYLLFTFDESSAREIVNAMLPMAPDDEFDEMGQSAIKELGNIMASGFLDGWANVLDTTIDHSPPEYNHDMGAAVIDPVVIQLGENQEYAFVFDTSVQAADREFDCNIYAIPDESDLERAINDLPMDRIEEVPTKATLEEVETDQ; encoded by the coding sequence ATGAAACTCGACGTTACTGCACTCGGAACGTTCTATCAGATGGCCCAGGAAGGTGCCGGTCTCGCCGCCGGCCGACTCACACGGATGACTGACGTCGACACGCGCGTCGGCGTGACGAAGCTGAACTTCATGCGCGGGTCGGATATTCGTGCGGAGCTTGGAGACAGCGTCCGGAAAGTCGGCGTTCGGGTCGAACTGACCGGCGCACTCGACGGTCACGCCGTAATCGTCTTTGACTGGGAAAGCGCAACGCATCTCGTCCGCACGTTACAGCCCTCCGTCGACCCGGAGGATACGCTTCCCGACAGCCCCGACGAGGAGTTCGACGAGATGAACAGGAGCGCAATCACCGAGGTCGGACAGATCATGCACAGCGGCTTTATCGATGGCTGGGCGGATGTCCTCGGTACTGCAATCGACGTTTCGACGCCCGAATACGTCGATGGCGACTCCGCGGAGCCGTTTCTCGCGGGGATCGATACGGCACCCGGTGCGGACGACCTGGCACTGCTCTTCCAGAGCCAGATCGAGGCGATCGACACCGAGATCCAGTTCCGGTACTACCTGTTCCCCGACCACGACTCGATGGAGGATGTGCTGGCCCAGCAGGGTGCATCGAGCGACGACGGGATCGAGTACGACAAGCTCGCCGGATTCGATCGACTTGCACAGCGCGGTGCGGACGAGGTCGCCTCGAACGTCACCACGATGACCGGGATCGACACCGATGTGGAGATTCGGCGGCTCAACTTCGTTCCGCTAGAAGTGCTCCCCGAGGAGATCGACGACGAGATGTTGATCGGCGTCGCGTTCGAGTTCGACGGGATGCCAAGCGGCTATCTCCTCTTCACATTCGATGAATCGTCCGCCCGGGAGATCGTCAATGCGATGTTGCCGATGGCACCGGACGACGAGTTCGACGAGATGGGACAGAGCGCGATCAAGGAGCTCGGAAACATCATGGCCAGTGGGTTCCTTGACGGCTGGGCGAACGTACTCGATACAACGATCGATCACTCCCCGCCCGAGTACAACCACGACATGGGTGCGGCCGTGATCGATCCGGTCGTCATCCAGCTCGGTGAAAACCAGGAGTACGCGTTCGTCTTCGACACCTCGGTACAGGCTGCCGATCGGGAGTTTGACTGCAACATCTACGCGATCCCCGACGAGTCGGATCTGGAACGGGCGATCAACGACCTGCCGATGGACCGGATCGAAGAAGTGCCCACAAAGGCGACCCTCGAAGAGGTCGAGACCGACCAATGA